One Dermacentor silvarum isolate Dsil-2018 chromosome 10, BIME_Dsil_1.4, whole genome shotgun sequence genomic window carries:
- the LOC119466448 gene encoding uncharacterized protein LOC119466448 isoform X1, with product MRDESGTAAPSLWLESRQTISRQITLIRQSRCFRAVRFDTMPAHCVAYGCTNYFYGKAAVKFFRFPSAKLYPEKRNAWIAAVKRKNEDGSLWQPNEHSRICSAHFITGQPSTFSNHPDYVPNVFCYTRTPGQAGADRHSRWLKKQGECAASKKQQCSKNLADQLPATQQPTAPSVNQGKTSKGAGMNENACLHSSVDTVHQALGKEFCNEIDDADMTACLSDDDVVPHKDVLQQVSVDDTRPLQMTLPQCSCQQCSCGNVRRMERTLGELQKQAIWLQNRNLRLENKLDSVMSRLLTVEILHDPSKCMYYVGLPNIEVFKSLLDHLKPLASEMTYWGSNQKGENGPRGHRKDSEIENEFFMTLLRLRRGMGGVELARNFLICESQVSRIFTTWVNLLQRELKELTTLPPREALQPYLPKSFRDFADTRLVLDATEVRIQRSSSLSAQRQTFSPYKHYNTYKVLLGCTPDGYIAFVSRLWGGSVSDTTILESSRLLDELVEGDAVMVDKGFTFPYLPPGVTVYRPPFRQRHQKQMPPAAVHETRRIACARVHVERAIARVKSFRILDRPFPISMIDIADHVFQVCCFLSNFRNPLIKGEAAI from the exons atgcgcgacgaAAGCGGGACAGCAGCGCCCTCACTTTGGTTGGAAAGCCGACAGACGATTTCCCGCCAGATTACGTTGATCCGGCAATCTCGATGTTTCAGGGCTGTACGTTTCGACACAATGCCAGCGCACTGCGTCGCGTATGGCTGCACTAATTACTTCTATGGCAAAGCGGCGGTAAAGTTTTTTAGATTTCCGTCAGCGAAACTCTATCCCGAGAAGCGAAATGCTTGGATTGCTGCGGTAAAGAGGAAGAATGAAGACGGTTCATTGTGGCAGCCGAACGAACATTCACGCATCTGTAGCGCGCATTTCATTACAG GGCAGCCGTCAACTTTCAGCAATCATCCCGACTACGTGCCAAATGTGTTCTGCTACACGAGAACTCCGGGCCAGGCTGGTGCAGATCGGCACAGCCGTTGGCTGAAAAAACAAGGTGAAT GCGCTGCTTCTAAAAAGCAGCAATGTAGCAAGAACCTAGCAGATCAGCTTCCTGCCACACAGCAACCTACAGCCCCTTCGGTGAACCAAGGGAAGACCAGTAAAG GTGCTGGCATGAATGAAAATGCCTGTCTACACAGTTCTGTCGACACAGTTCACCAAGCACTTGGGAAGGAGTTTTGCAATGAGATTG atgATGCTGACATGACTGCGTGTTTATCAGATGACGACGTGGTACCCCACAAAGATGTACTGCAGCAGGTTTCTGTAGATG ATACCAGGCCATTGCAGATGACCCTGCCACAATGCAGTTGTCAACAGTGCAGTTGTGGCAATGTGAGGCGCATGGAGCGCACTCTCGGTGAACTTCAGAAACAAGCTATCTGGCTTCAGAACAGAAACCTAAGGCTTGAAAACAAGCTTGACAGTGTCATGTCAAGACTTCTCACAGTAGAAATACTGCATGATCCAAGTAAATGCATGTATTACGTCGGACTGCCAAACATTGAAGTTTTCAAAAGCTTACTTGACCACCTAAAACCTCTCGCTAGTGAAATGACATACTGGGGTTCGAACCAGAAAGGCGAAAATGGCCCTCGTGGGCATCGAAAAGATAGTGAAATAGAAAATGAGTTTTTTATGACCTTGCTTAGGCTGAGAAGAGGAATGGGTGGTGTCGAGCTAGCACGCAACTTCCTAATATGTGAAAGCCAGGTTAGCCGCATCTTCACTACATGGGTGAATCTGCTGCAACGAGAGCTAAAAGAATTGACAACACTGCCTCCTCGGGAAGCCTTACAACCGTACCTGCCGAAGTCATTTCGAGACTTTGCTGACACAAGACTGGTCCTCGATGCAACTGAAGTGAGAATTCAACGATCATCGTCGCTGAGTGCCCAAAGGCAAACATTTTCGCCATACAAACATTATAATACATACAAGGTGCTTTTGGGGTGCACCCCTGATGGGTACATAGCATTTGTTTCCCGCCTTTGGGGTGGGTCGGTGTCCGACACGACGATCCTGGAAAGCAGTAGACTACTCGACGAGTTGGTAGAAGGAGATGCAGTCATGGTGGATAAGGGTTTCACCTTCCCCTACTTACCACCTGGAGTGACTGTATACCGACCTCCATTCCGTCAGCGCCATCAAAAACAGATGCCACCAGCTGCAGTCCATGAAACGCGGCGCATTGCCTGTGCAAGAGTTCATGTTGAACGGGCTATTGCACGCGTGAAAAGTTTTCGTATACTCGACCGGCCATTCCCAATTTCCATGATTGATATTGCTGATCATGTGTTTCAAGTGTGTTGCTTCCTCAGCAATTTCAGGAATCCGCTCATAAAAGGTGAAGCGGCTATTTAA
- the LOC119466448 gene encoding uncharacterized protein LOC119466448 isoform X2, producing the protein MRDESGTAAPSLWLESRQTISRQITLIRQSRCFRAVRFDTMPAHCVAYGCTNYFYGKAAVKFFRFPSAKLYPEKRNAWIAAVKRKNEDGSLWQPNEHSRICSAHFITGQPSTFSNHPDYVPNVFCYTRTPGQAGADRHSRWLKKQGAASKKQQCSKNLADQLPATQQPTAPSVNQGKTSKGAGMNENACLHSSVDTVHQALGKEFCNEIDDADMTACLSDDDVVPHKDVLQQVSVDDTRPLQMTLPQCSCQQCSCGNVRRMERTLGELQKQAIWLQNRNLRLENKLDSVMSRLLTVEILHDPSKCMYYVGLPNIEVFKSLLDHLKPLASEMTYWGSNQKGENGPRGHRKDSEIENEFFMTLLRLRRGMGGVELARNFLICESQVSRIFTTWVNLLQRELKELTTLPPREALQPYLPKSFRDFADTRLVLDATEVRIQRSSSLSAQRQTFSPYKHYNTYKVLLGCTPDGYIAFVSRLWGGSVSDTTILESSRLLDELVEGDAVMVDKGFTFPYLPPGVTVYRPPFRQRHQKQMPPAAVHETRRIACARVHVERAIARVKSFRILDRPFPISMIDIADHVFQVCCFLSNFRNPLIKGEAAI; encoded by the exons atgcgcgacgaAAGCGGGACAGCAGCGCCCTCACTTTGGTTGGAAAGCCGACAGACGATTTCCCGCCAGATTACGTTGATCCGGCAATCTCGATGTTTCAGGGCTGTACGTTTCGACACAATGCCAGCGCACTGCGTCGCGTATGGCTGCACTAATTACTTCTATGGCAAAGCGGCGGTAAAGTTTTTTAGATTTCCGTCAGCGAAACTCTATCCCGAGAAGCGAAATGCTTGGATTGCTGCGGTAAAGAGGAAGAATGAAGACGGTTCATTGTGGCAGCCGAACGAACATTCACGCATCTGTAGCGCGCATTTCATTACAG GGCAGCCGTCAACTTTCAGCAATCATCCCGACTACGTGCCAAATGTGTTCTGCTACACGAGAACTCCGGGCCAGGCTGGTGCAGATCGGCACAGCCGTTGGCTGAAAAAACAAG GCGCTGCTTCTAAAAAGCAGCAATGTAGCAAGAACCTAGCAGATCAGCTTCCTGCCACACAGCAACCTACAGCCCCTTCGGTGAACCAAGGGAAGACCAGTAAAG GTGCTGGCATGAATGAAAATGCCTGTCTACACAGTTCTGTCGACACAGTTCACCAAGCACTTGGGAAGGAGTTTTGCAATGAGATTG atgATGCTGACATGACTGCGTGTTTATCAGATGACGACGTGGTACCCCACAAAGATGTACTGCAGCAGGTTTCTGTAGATG ATACCAGGCCATTGCAGATGACCCTGCCACAATGCAGTTGTCAACAGTGCAGTTGTGGCAATGTGAGGCGCATGGAGCGCACTCTCGGTGAACTTCAGAAACAAGCTATCTGGCTTCAGAACAGAAACCTAAGGCTTGAAAACAAGCTTGACAGTGTCATGTCAAGACTTCTCACAGTAGAAATACTGCATGATCCAAGTAAATGCATGTATTACGTCGGACTGCCAAACATTGAAGTTTTCAAAAGCTTACTTGACCACCTAAAACCTCTCGCTAGTGAAATGACATACTGGGGTTCGAACCAGAAAGGCGAAAATGGCCCTCGTGGGCATCGAAAAGATAGTGAAATAGAAAATGAGTTTTTTATGACCTTGCTTAGGCTGAGAAGAGGAATGGGTGGTGTCGAGCTAGCACGCAACTTCCTAATATGTGAAAGCCAGGTTAGCCGCATCTTCACTACATGGGTGAATCTGCTGCAACGAGAGCTAAAAGAATTGACAACACTGCCTCCTCGGGAAGCCTTACAACCGTACCTGCCGAAGTCATTTCGAGACTTTGCTGACACAAGACTGGTCCTCGATGCAACTGAAGTGAGAATTCAACGATCATCGTCGCTGAGTGCCCAAAGGCAAACATTTTCGCCATACAAACATTATAATACATACAAGGTGCTTTTGGGGTGCACCCCTGATGGGTACATAGCATTTGTTTCCCGCCTTTGGGGTGGGTCGGTGTCCGACACGACGATCCTGGAAAGCAGTAGACTACTCGACGAGTTGGTAGAAGGAGATGCAGTCATGGTGGATAAGGGTTTCACCTTCCCCTACTTACCACCTGGAGTGACTGTATACCGACCTCCATTCCGTCAGCGCCATCAAAAACAGATGCCACCAGCTGCAGTCCATGAAACGCGGCGCATTGCCTGTGCAAGAGTTCATGTTGAACGGGCTATTGCACGCGTGAAAAGTTTTCGTATACTCGACCGGCCATTCCCAATTTCCATGATTGATATTGCTGATCATGTGTTTCAAGTGTGTTGCTTCCTCAGCAATTTCAGGAATCCGCTCATAAAAGGTGAAGCGGCTATTTAA
- the LOC119466448 gene encoding uncharacterized protein LOC119466448 isoform X3, giving the protein MTASRVLIIFSKIAGQPSTFSNHPDYVPNVFCYTRTPGQAGADRHSRWLKKQGECAASKKQQCSKNLADQLPATQQPTAPSVNQGKTSKGAGMNENACLHSSVDTVHQALGKEFCNEIDDADMTACLSDDDVVPHKDVLQQVSVDDTRPLQMTLPQCSCQQCSCGNVRRMERTLGELQKQAIWLQNRNLRLENKLDSVMSRLLTVEILHDPSKCMYYVGLPNIEVFKSLLDHLKPLASEMTYWGSNQKGENGPRGHRKDSEIENEFFMTLLRLRRGMGGVELARNFLICESQVSRIFTTWVNLLQRELKELTTLPPREALQPYLPKSFRDFADTRLVLDATEVRIQRSSSLSAQRQTFSPYKHYNTYKVLLGCTPDGYIAFVSRLWGGSVSDTTILESSRLLDELVEGDAVMVDKGFTFPYLPPGVTVYRPPFRQRHQKQMPPAAVHETRRIACARVHVERAIARVKSFRILDRPFPISMIDIADHVFQVCCFLSNFRNPLIKGEAAI; this is encoded by the exons ATGACAGCTTCGCGGGTTTTGATAATATTTTCGAAAATTGCAGGGCAGCCGTCAACTTTCAGCAATCATCCCGACTACGTGCCAAATGTGTTCTGCTACACGAGAACTCCGGGCCAGGCTGGTGCAGATCGGCACAGCCGTTGGCTGAAAAAACAAGGTGAAT GCGCTGCTTCTAAAAAGCAGCAATGTAGCAAGAACCTAGCAGATCAGCTTCCTGCCACACAGCAACCTACAGCCCCTTCGGTGAACCAAGGGAAGACCAGTAAAG GTGCTGGCATGAATGAAAATGCCTGTCTACACAGTTCTGTCGACACAGTTCACCAAGCACTTGGGAAGGAGTTTTGCAATGAGATTG atgATGCTGACATGACTGCGTGTTTATCAGATGACGACGTGGTACCCCACAAAGATGTACTGCAGCAGGTTTCTGTAGATG ATACCAGGCCATTGCAGATGACCCTGCCACAATGCAGTTGTCAACAGTGCAGTTGTGGCAATGTGAGGCGCATGGAGCGCACTCTCGGTGAACTTCAGAAACAAGCTATCTGGCTTCAGAACAGAAACCTAAGGCTTGAAAACAAGCTTGACAGTGTCATGTCAAGACTTCTCACAGTAGAAATACTGCATGATCCAAGTAAATGCATGTATTACGTCGGACTGCCAAACATTGAAGTTTTCAAAAGCTTACTTGACCACCTAAAACCTCTCGCTAGTGAAATGACATACTGGGGTTCGAACCAGAAAGGCGAAAATGGCCCTCGTGGGCATCGAAAAGATAGTGAAATAGAAAATGAGTTTTTTATGACCTTGCTTAGGCTGAGAAGAGGAATGGGTGGTGTCGAGCTAGCACGCAACTTCCTAATATGTGAAAGCCAGGTTAGCCGCATCTTCACTACATGGGTGAATCTGCTGCAACGAGAGCTAAAAGAATTGACAACACTGCCTCCTCGGGAAGCCTTACAACCGTACCTGCCGAAGTCATTTCGAGACTTTGCTGACACAAGACTGGTCCTCGATGCAACTGAAGTGAGAATTCAACGATCATCGTCGCTGAGTGCCCAAAGGCAAACATTTTCGCCATACAAACATTATAATACATACAAGGTGCTTTTGGGGTGCACCCCTGATGGGTACATAGCATTTGTTTCCCGCCTTTGGGGTGGGTCGGTGTCCGACACGACGATCCTGGAAAGCAGTAGACTACTCGACGAGTTGGTAGAAGGAGATGCAGTCATGGTGGATAAGGGTTTCACCTTCCCCTACTTACCACCTGGAGTGACTGTATACCGACCTCCATTCCGTCAGCGCCATCAAAAACAGATGCCACCAGCTGCAGTCCATGAAACGCGGCGCATTGCCTGTGCAAGAGTTCATGTTGAACGGGCTATTGCACGCGTGAAAAGTTTTCGTATACTCGACCGGCCATTCCCAATTTCCATGATTGATATTGCTGATCATGTGTTTCAAGTGTGTTGCTTCCTCAGCAATTTCAGGAATCCGCTCATAAAAGGTGAAGCGGCTATTTAA